A single window of Gossypium arboreum isolate Shixiya-1 chromosome 13, ASM2569848v2, whole genome shotgun sequence DNA harbors:
- the LOC108461429 gene encoding uncharacterized protein LOC108461429, producing the protein MATLLAAAGRRATTLSRSPALSQAASLIPRRGLAGAADHHGPPKVNCWQDPMNPSKWKEEHFVIVSLSGWGLLFFSGYKFFTKGKGKKEENMVETTH; encoded by the exons ATGGCTACTTTGCTAGCGGCTGCAGGTCGTAGAGCAACTACTCTATCTCGATCCCCGGCTCTGTCTCAAGCCGCTTCTCTCATTCCTCGCCGTGGTCTTGCCGGCGCTGCGG ATCACCATGGACCCCCGAAGGTTAATTGTTGGCAAGACCCAATGAACCCATCTAAATGGAAAGAAGAGCAC TTTGTTATTGTCTCTTTATCCGGTTGGGGCCTGCTTTTCTTTAGCGGATACAAGTTCTTCACTAAAGGCAAAGGCAAGAAGGAAGAG AACATGGTGGAAACGACACATTAA
- the LOC108461850 gene encoding vesicle-associated protein 4-2-like produces the protein MMGVDEEKSEGEGKVWSLCRMPKLWQMSSGNGNGSSSSSSSSMGNNNVYQQTPSSERSTVTSSNAFFSMAKSLLPARRRLRLDPSNKLYFPYEPGKQVRSAIDIKNTSKSHVAFKFQTTAPKSCYMRPPEGILGPGESIIATVFKFVEPPENNEKPMEKKSRVKFKIMSLKVKGETDYVPELFEEQKDEVTVEQILLVVFLDPERSCPALEKLKRQLAEAEAALESRKKPQEETGPRIVGEGLVIDEWKERRERYLAKQQVEGVAPT, from the exons ATGATGGGTGTTGATGAGGAGAAATCTGAAGGTGAAGGGAAAGTTTGGAGTCTTTGTAGGATGCCGAAGTTGTGGCAGATGAGTAGTGGCAATGGGAATGGCTCatcttcatcttcttcatcatcaaTGGGGAACAACAATGTTTACCAGCAAACCCCAAGTAGTGAAAGATCAACTGTGACTTCTTCAAATGCATTTTTTTCTATGGCCAAATCTTTGCTTCCTGCTCGAAGAAGACTTAGGCTTGATCCTTCCAACAAGTTATATTTTCCTT ATGAACCAGGTAAACAGGTCAGGAGTGCCATTGACATTAAGAACACTAGCAAGTCCCATGTAGCATTCAAG TTCCAAACAACCGCACCAAAGAGTTGTTACATGCGACCTCCGGAAGGTATACTTGGTCCCGGAGAAAGCATTATCGCAACCG TATTCAAGTTTGTGGAACCACCGGAGAACAATGAGAAACCAATGGAAAAAAAGAGCAGGGTTAAGTTCAAGATCATGAGCTTAAAAGTGAAAGGAGAAACAGATTATGTCCCAGAACTG TTTGAGGAGCAAAAGGATGAGGTCACAGTTGAGCAGATATTACTTGTAGTTTTTCTAGACCCAGAACGTTCTTGTCCT GCACTGGAAAAACTAAAACGTCAACTGGCGGAGGCAGAAGCAGCACTGGAATCGCGGAAAAAGCCACAAGAAGAGACGGGACCGCGTATCGTAGGGGAAGGACTGGTTATAGATGAATGGAAAGAACGGAGGGAAAGATACCTAGCTAAGCAGCAGGTTGAAGGTGTTGCTCCTACTTAG
- the LOC108461476 gene encoding uncharacterized protein LOC108461476 — translation MTIPTIASNFSLNPSLFPLKTSSISRRTVLSRHQTPPSFLSIPQAFIPRPAPNFLLLSGKRLGLSLNRKSKFYANAGNGGEDGGVDEAERLARGESTMPERFRYLTKEAPDPPVRWPFFVAVAFLLYAWRAVLLELSNWRNAAFGVVRFVGYILKLALALIFYFIGDPITSMIRCIETLIYSVRAFYSGIVAYAPVKELTVIIVLASAVLAIAEATVPNSISCQPYMLTISGLIGYAAVTGYISEPLYWTLLLGLYSFSRVIKKRDDVTSALPVAAVMAAIGEPWVRILVITSYLALAIFNHSKKLSEVREQTEGIAMERRLPMPLLGAALAIGINLAAKWVGYRHLTWMIV, via the exons ATGACGATCCCAACCATTGCTTCTAATTTCTCACTCAACCCATCACTCTTTCCTCTTAAAACTTCTTCAATTTCTCGGCGCACTGTCCTATCCCGTCATCAAACCCCCCCTTCATTTCTCTCAATACCCCAAGCTTTCATTCCCAGGCCGGCCCCAAATTTCCTTTTACTTTCTGGGAAACGGTTGGGGCTTTCTCTCAATCGAAAATCCAAGTTTTATGCTAATGCTGGCAATGGAGGAGAAGATGGTGGTGTTGATGAAGCGGAGAGGTTGGCAAGAGGAGAGAGTACAATGCCGGAGAGGTTCCGATACTTGACCAAAGAAGCTCCTGATCCTCCTGTTAGGTGGCCTTTCTTTGTTG CTGTGGCATTCCTTCTCTATGCATGGAGGGCTGTTTTGTTAGAGCTATCTAATTGGAGAAACGCTGCTTTTGGTGTTGTTCGTTTTGTGGGGTACATCTTGAAGCTTGCACTTGCCCTTATTTTCTATTTCATTGGGGATCCAATCACCTCCATGATCAGGTGTATAGAGACTTTGATCTATAGTGTCAGAGCTTTCTACTCTGGGATTGTGGCATATGCCCCTGTTAAAGAACTTACTGTGATTATTGTGCTTGCATCAGCGGTTCTCGCCATTGCTGAGGCTACTGTTCCCAACTCCATAAGTTGTCAACCATATATGCTCACAATATCCGGTCTCATTGGCTATGCAGCCGTGACTGGCTATATCTCTGAGCCACTCTACTGGACTCTATTATTGGGGTTATATAGTTTCTCGCGGGTTATTAAAAAGCGAGATGATGTTACATCAGCACTGCCTGTTGCAGCTGTAATGGCTGCCATCGGGGAACCTTGGGTTAGGATCTTGGTGATCACTTCTTATCTAGCGTTAGCTATCTTTAACCATTCAAAGAAGCTTTCAGAAGTAAGGGAGCAAACAGAAGGTATTGCTATGGAGAGACGGCTTCCAATGCCATTATTAGGTGCAGCCTTGGCTATCGGAATCAATCTTGCTGCCAAGTGGGTTGGTTACCGGCATTTGACATGGATGATAGTGTGA